ATCCGATGGAAACTAGGTAAAAAGACTCTGGGGTCCTTTACCTTACCTTCCAAAATCGCTGTGGAGATAAGGCGAATGATCTCCGATTCGAGTTTTTTCATTCGAATGGGATTCATTTAAGCCGCCTTACAGTTTACGAGCAATCTCGCGGATCTCGTATGCTTCGATTTCATCACCTACAGAAAAGTCGTTGAACCCATCAAGTAAGATACCGCACTCAAATCCAGTGAGAACATCTGCCACATCGTCTTTCATACGTTTGAGGTTTTTGATCTTACCTTCCCAAGTGATTTCACCAGACTCGCTCGAGATGACTCGAACGTAAGCTTGTTTCGTGACCTTACCAGATTTCACCATACAACCTGCAATGTTACCAACTTTAGAAATTTTGAATACGTCTCGGATTTCTACCTTACCGATTACGTTTTCTACTTTTTCAGGTTCGAGCATTCCTTCCATGGATGCTTTCACTTCGTTGACCACATCGTAGATGATACTATAGTATTTGATTTCTACTTTTTCTTTCTCAGCAAGAGATACCGTTTTTGGATTCGCACGTGTGTGGAAACCAATCACAATTGCATTGGATGCCGATGCCAAAATGATATCGGAATCTACTATGGCTCCTGTTCCCGCATGGATTACGTTGAGACGAACATCAGCAGTAGAAAGTTTTTCCAACGCTTCTTTAACGGCCTCTGTAGATCCACGAACGTCTGCTTTGATGATGACTTTGAGTTCTTTGAGAGCACCTTGTTTAATGATCTCACTCATGTTATCGAGTGTGACACGTGTGGCCGCATTTTTCGATTGGCCAAGTCTTTCATAATCTTGACGGCTATGAGAGATAGTTCTTGCTTCTTTGTCATCAATCACCACATCAAATGGTGCTCCTGCATCAGGAACTCCATCAAGTCCTGTCACAAGGGCAGGGAAAGATGGACCAGCTTCACGGATGGAATGACCAAGGTCATCATACATGGCTCGCACACGACCGGCATGAACTCCCGCAACAAAAGCATCTCCTACACGAAGTGTTCCGTTTTGGATGAGAACCGTTGCCACAGCACCACGACCTGGATCGAGTTTTGCTTCCACAATGGTTCCTTTTGCTTTACGTTTTGGATTGGCTTTGTGATCGAGAAGTTCTGCTTGAATGAGAAGCATCTCGAGAAGTTTATCAATTCCAATGTTATTTTTTGCAGAAATATCACAATAGATGGTTGTTCCGCCCCACTCTTCTGGTTGTAATCCATAGTTAGAAAGTTCTTGTCTCACCTTTTCTGGATTCGCTGCTGGTAAATCAATTTTGTTTACCGCAACAATGATGGGAACTTCTGCTTCTTTTGCGTGGTTAATGGCTTCAATCGTTTGAGGCATCACCCCATCGTCTGCAGCAACCACTAACACAACAATGTCAGTTACGGAAGCACCACGTGCTCTCATAGAAGTAAAGGCTTCGTGACCAGGAGTATCGAGGAAGGCAATTTTACCACGGTTGGTTTCTACTTGGTAGGCACCAATGTGCTGCGTAATTCCACCCGATTCCCCTTCTGCAACCCTTGAAGAACGAATGGTATCCAAAAGTTTTGTTTTACCATGGTCAACGTGACCCATGATGGTTACGACAGGAGGACGAGTGATATAGTCTTCCGGTGCATCCTTTTCTTCTTCGATCACAGTTTCATCGTAGAGGGAAACAATCTTCACCTTACAACCGTAATCATCTGCGAGAATGGATGCAGTTTCTGCATCGATCACATTATTGATGGTGACCATCATCCCCATTTTCATGAGTTTGCTGATGACTTCACCAGGTTTTAAATTCAGTTTTTTAGCGATCTCTCCCACCTGGATATTTTCCAAAATGGAGATTTCTTTAGGTACAGCAGCAAGAGCTGCGGCCTGCGCTTTTTGTTTGCGGAAGGATTGTTTGAAGAACTTTGTGTTTTCGTTTTCTTCCCTTCCGCCCTTTTCTTTATCAAATACTTTCTTTTTGGCGCCACTTGCTCCACCGGCACCGGCTCCCGGAATGCCACCGGGTGCACCGAACGGAGCATCTCCTGGAGGTCTTCCACTACCAGGACCACCTTGTCCAATGGGTCTTGCCCCACGGTTTCCTTGGTAACCACCAGGGCCACCTTGTCCAGGTCCGCGATTCCCTTGGTAACCACCAGGGCCGCCTTGTCCAGGTCCACGATTCCCTTGGTAACCGCCGCCGCCTTGTCCAGGTCCACGATTCCCTTGGTAACCGCCG
This genomic stretch from Leptospira meyeri harbors:
- the infB gene encoding translation initiation factor IF-2, whose amino-acid sequence is MEEQKSIKETLQQGASGDKTKKKLVIKKKAAPADEKKESSASPQSAAPEVKPSASASDKKKDLNELIREEAKRQGLGSGPQAPSQASPIVSRPERKPEPQPERERPPMDRKPESILSGDTSSPNYRSGGGQGQGGGNQGYFRKEDRNPIVSRPTTPRPQRQDGQGGGGYQGNRGPGQGGGGYQGNRGPGQGGGGYQGNRGPGQGGGGYQGNRGPGQGGGGYQGNRGPGQGGPGGYQGNRGPGQGGPGGYQGNRGARPIGQGGPGSGRPPGDAPFGAPGGIPGAGAGGASGAKKKVFDKEKGGREENENTKFFKQSFRKQKAQAAALAAVPKEISILENIQVGEIAKKLNLKPGEVISKLMKMGMMVTINNVIDAETASILADDYGCKVKIVSLYDETVIEEEKDAPEDYITRPPVVTIMGHVDHGKTKLLDTIRSSRVAEGESGGITQHIGAYQVETNRGKIAFLDTPGHEAFTSMRARGASVTDIVVLVVAADDGVMPQTIEAINHAKEAEVPIIVAVNKIDLPAANPEKVRQELSNYGLQPEEWGGTTIYCDISAKNNIGIDKLLEMLLIQAELLDHKANPKRKAKGTIVEAKLDPGRGAVATVLIQNGTLRVGDAFVAGVHAGRVRAMYDDLGHSIREAGPSFPALVTGLDGVPDAGAPFDVVIDDKEARTISHSRQDYERLGQSKNAATRVTLDNMSEIIKQGALKELKVIIKADVRGSTEAVKEALEKLSTADVRLNVIHAGTGAIVDSDIILASASNAIVIGFHTRANPKTVSLAEKEKVEIKYYSIIYDVVNEVKASMEGMLEPEKVENVIGKVEIRDVFKISKVGNIAGCMVKSGKVTKQAYVRVISSESGEITWEGKIKNLKRMKDDVADVLTGFECGILLDGFNDFSVGDEIEAYEIREIARKL